GGGTGTAAAACTCCTCCACAAGTTTCTCAGCGTTTTGGAGGATGAACTCGTGGCACCGGATAAGGGCCTCAATATCCGGCGGGGTGAAGTTCAAGAGCTTCAGGCGCTCTTCTACCTCCCACTCGGTGATTTTGAGCTGTTCCGCGAGGGATTGGCGGGTAATTTCTCCTGAAGGATCCATCCGTGAGGTACCTGGGTTGAGAAGGTGCCCAGAACGGTCTTCTCTGTGGTCGGATATTTCTAGTTGAGTGTTCTTCCCTAGCAAATCGGAGGACAAACTAACTCCTTCCTCCCCACGAAGATGAAAGTAACACAATCCATGGAAAATCAAAAAAGTGAACTTGGATTGAACGCCGGTTATTTGGCCCTGCATGGGCGGGAGAGCGGCTGAGGACCTCCCGTCTCCCCGGTGCGATGCGAAGGGAGGGGGAGGCCAACGGGTAGCGGCGGGGGAAAATATGACAAGTTTTATCGGATTTTGAGGAAATATTCGAAATTTCTGGCTGTTTTCGGATATGAGGGCTACCTTGGAGGGAGAAGAAATAACGACGGGTCCTTGCGGGCGGGGGGGGTCCGGAATTCACGTAAAATTGTATACAGTATACGAAAACCACTTGTTTTTATTGGGAGTACGCTCGAAAGGCCCGTGCAGACATGATAAGGTTCTCTCGCCGATTTGTTTGGGTGGCGGCCGGGAAGGTGGCACACCCCCGGTGAGGTCGTCCGGCGCGGCCGGGATTTCTGGACATTACTTCACTTTTTTCCGGTTTTCCCGGAAGAATCCTTTTGCGTTCGGGAGCTGAAAAATATGGCAAGTTCTAATGGCAAAAACTTTCCCTATCCGGGGATTCCCACCACCTCCGATGGCGCCGGCGCAATCGCCTGGGTCGAGACCCACATCACCCAGGGTGCCTGCGCCTATCCCATCACCAGTTCCACCACGATGGGACAGGGCTACCAGGCGGAGGTGGCCAACGGGAAGGAGAATCTCTGGGGCGAGAAGCTTTTTTTCCTCGAGCTCGAAAGCGAACACTCCAGCGCCAGCACCTGCGAGGGATTCGCCGTCGCCGGCGGCCGGGTGTCGAACTTCACCTCGGGCCAGGGCCTGATCCTGATGAAGGAAGTGCTCTACACCATCAGCGGAAAGCGCCTGCCGATCGTTTTCCACATCGGCGCCCGCGCCCTGACCTCCCACAGCCTGAACGTGCACGCCGGCCACGATGATGTCATGGGCGTCGCCGACTGCGGATGGGGCATGCTCTTCGCCCGGACCGCGCAGGAGGCGGGCGACCTCGCCCTCATCGCCCGGCGCGCCGCCGAGGACGGCGAAACCCCCTTCCTCAACATTCAGGACGGCTTTCTCACCACCCACACCATCGAGAATGTGGTGCTTCCCGAGCCGGAGTTCATGAAGGAGTACATCGGCCCTCCGGGAGTGAAAAACCATAATCTCATGGATTTCGACAACCCCATCATGAGCGGCACGGTCCAGAACCAGGACGCCTACATGAAGGGGAAGATCTCCCAGCGGTATTTCTACGACAAGCTCCCCGCCATCCTTCAAAATGCGATGGATGAGTTCTACAAGGCCACCGGCCGCCGCTACGGCATGATCGAGAGCTACCAGATGGAAGACGCCGAGCACGCCTTTGTGGGCATGGGCTGCTACATGGAAACCGCGCTGGTCACGGTGGACCACCTCCGCGCACAGGGGAAGAAGGTCGGCTTGGTCAACGTCACCGCCTTCCGGCCCTTCCCGGGAGCGGAGCTGGTGGACGCCCTCAAGGGAACGAAGTCCTTCTCTGTTCTCGAGCGTCTCGATGTCCCAACGGCGCAGTCGAACCCCCTGACCGCCGAGATCAAGGCCTCCTTCGCCGATGCCCTTTGCGGGACGGAAGGCTACCCGAAGATCGAGCGCGTGCCGGTCGTCTACTCCGGTTCGGCCGGTCTCGGAAGCCGCGACGTGCGGCCGGGCGATTTGATCGCGATTGTCGAAAATATGTCGAGCGGAAACGGGAAGCGTTATTTCTCGGTCGGCATCGAACATGCAACGGCGCTGAAGATGGCGCCGGACCCCGACCTCCGGCCCAAGGGTGCCTTTTCGATGCGCGGTCATTCGGTGGGCGGCTACGGAAGCGTTACGACGAACAAGGTCATCGCCACCATCGCGGGGGAGGCCTTCGGTCTTCAGGTACAGGCTTATCCGAAATACGGCTCCGAGAAAAAGGGTCTTCCCACCACCTACTACCTCACCATCGCAGAGGATCTGATTCGGACCCACTGCGAGCTGCACGACGTCGAATTTATCCCGCTCAACGATGTGAACGCCCTGAAGTCGGGAAATCCGCTTCAGGGGCTTGCCAAGGGCGGGATGGTGTTCATCCAGACGCCCGAAACCGATGCGGAAACCGTCTGGTCGAACATTCCCACGCCGGCGCAGAGCACCCTGCGGGCGCGCAAGGCGCGG
The bacterium DNA segment above includes these coding regions:
- a CDS encoding 2-oxoacid:acceptor oxidoreductase family protein; this encodes MASSNGKNFPYPGIPTTSDGAGAIAWVETHITQGACAYPITSSTTMGQGYQAEVANGKENLWGEKLFFLELESEHSSASTCEGFAVAGGRVSNFTSGQGLILMKEVLYTISGKRLPIVFHIGARALTSHSLNVHAGHDDVMGVADCGWGMLFARTAQEAGDLALIARRAAEDGETPFLNIQDGFLTTHTIENVVLPEPEFMKEYIGPPGVKNHNLMDFDNPIMSGTVQNQDAYMKGKISQRYFYDKLPAILQNAMDEFYKATGRRYGMIESYQMEDAEHAFVGMGCYMETALVTVDHLRAQGKKVGLVNVTAFRPFPGAELVDALKGTKSFSVLERLDVPTAQSNPLTAEIKASFADALCGTEGYPKIERVPVVYSGSAGLGSRDVRPGDLIAIVENMSSGNGKRYFSVGIEHATALKMAPDPDLRPKGAFSMRGHSVGGYGSVTTNKVIATIAGEAFGLQVQAYPKYGSEKKGLPTTYYLTIAEDLIRTHCELHDVEFIPLNDVNALKSGNPLQGLAKGGMVFIQTPETDAETVWSNIPTPAQSTLRARKARVVYMDTVQVAREIASDPSLEQRMQGIVLLGIFLRCTPFLTEKGLSEEEVFASVEKTVRKYFGRRGEQVVKDNMECVRRGYSEVQEIPHELIETASTLEMVS